A genomic stretch from Macaca nemestrina isolate mMacNem1 chromosome 8 unlocalized genomic scaffold, mMacNem.hap1 SUPER_8_unloc_5, whole genome shotgun sequence includes:
- the LOC112423356 gene encoding SH3 domain and tetratricopeptide repeat-containing protein 1-like isoform X3, with protein MHKKEQLAKCQLRAIHRLCYFYSTVMPSEAQCVIYHELQLSLARKVADKVLEGQLLETISQLYLSLGTKRACRSALDYTKGSLGIFIDLQKEEKEAHAWLQAGKIYYILRQSELVDLYIQVAQNVVLYTGDPNLGLELFEAAGNIFFNGAWEREKAVSFHRDRVLALAVTAGNCKAELQLQLCKKLVALLATLEKPQDGLEFAYMALALSITLGDRLNEHVAYHRLAALHHQLGQGKLAEHFYLKAL; from the exons atgcacaaaaaggaacaactggctaaat gccagTTGCGGGCCATTCACCGGCTGTGCTACTTCTATAGCACCGTCATGCCCAGCGAGGCCCAGTGTGTCATCTACCATgagctccagctctccctggcccGCAAGGTGGCCGACAAAGTGCTGGAGGGGCAGCTCCTGGAGACCATCAGTCAACTCTACCTGTCCCTGGGCACCAAGCG GGCCTGCAGATCCGCTCTGGACTACACCAAAGGAAGTCTGGGGATTTTCATTGACcttcagaaggaagagaaggaggcgcatgcctggctgcaagcagggaagatctattacatcctgcggcagagcgagctggtggacctgtacatccag gtggcacagaatgtggtcctgtacacaggcgaccccaacctggggctggagctgtttgaggcagctggaaacatcttcttcaatggggcctgggagcgggagAAAGCCGTGTCCTTCCACcgg GACCGGGTCCTGGCCCTGGCAGTGACTGCGGGCAACTGCAAGGCGGAGCTGCAGCTACAGCTGTGCAAAAAGCTGGTGGCACTCCTGGCCACACTGGAGAAGCCCCAGGATGGCTTGGAGTTTGCCTACATGGCCCTTGCACTCAGCATCACTCTGG GGGACCGGCTGAACGAGCACGTGGCCTACCACCGGCTGGCTGCCCTGCACCATCAGCTGGGCCAGGGCAAGCTGGCGGAGCACTTCTACCTCAAGGCCCTGTAG
- the LOC112423356 gene encoding SH3 domain and tetratricopeptide repeat-containing protein 1-like isoform X4: protein MPSEAQCVIYHELQLSLARKVADKVLEGQLLETISQLYLSLGTKRACRSALDYTKGSLGIFIDLQKEEKEAHAWLQAGKIYYILRQSELVDLYIQVAQNVVLYTGDPNLGLELFEAAGNIFFNGAWEREKAVSFHRDRVLALAVTAGNCKAELQLQLCKKLVALLATLEKPQDGLEFAYMALALSITLGDRLNEHVAYHRLAALHHQLGQGKLAEHFYLKAL, encoded by the exons ATGCCCAGCGAGGCCCAGTGTGTCATCTACCATgagctccagctctccctggcccGCAAGGTGGCCGACAAAGTGCTGGAGGGGCAGCTCCTGGAGACCATCAGTCAACTCTACCTGTCCCTGGGCACCAAGCG GGCCTGCAGATCCGCTCTGGACTACACCAAAGGAAGTCTGGGGATTTTCATTGACcttcagaaggaagagaaggaggcgcatgcctggctgcaagcagggaagatctattacatcctgcggcagagcgagctggtggacctgtacatccag gtggcacagaatgtggtcctgtacacaggcgaccccaacctggggctggagctgtttgaggcagctggaaacatcttcttcaatggggcctgggagcgggagAAAGCCGTGTCCTTCCACcgg GACCGGGTCCTGGCCCTGGCAGTGACTGCGGGCAACTGCAAGGCGGAGCTGCAGCTACAGCTGTGCAAAAAGCTGGTGGCACTCCTGGCCACACTGGAGAAGCCCCAGGATGGCTTGGAGTTTGCCTACATGGCCCTTGCACTCAGCATCACTCTGG GGGACCGGCTGAACGAGCACGTGGCCTACCACCGGCTGGCTGCCCTGCACCATCAGCTGGGCCAGGGCAAGCTGGCGGAGCACTTCTACCTCAAGGCCCTGTAG